TCGCGGTACCAAATAACGATTTCTTATCAGCTGGATTATTTAACGAAATGATTACAATGCACGGTACTACGATGATATTCTTAGCTGCGATGCCAATTTTATTCGCATTTATGAACGCAGTAGTTCCATTACAAATTGGTGCACGTGACCTAGCGTTCCCATTCATGAACGCTTTAGGTGTTTGGATGTTTATTTTCGGAGGTATCTTCGTTAACGTTTCTTGGTTATTCGGAGATGCGCCAGACGCTGGTTGGACAAGTTATGCGTCACTATCTATTGCATCACCTGGACACGGTATTGACTTCTACGCAATTGGTTTACAGATTGCAGGGGCTGGTACGTTAATTACAGGTATTAACTTTGTAACGACAATTATTACGATGAGAGCACCGGGTATGACTTACATGAGAATGCCATTATTCACATGGACAGCACTTGTTGCATCAATTCTTATCGTATTTGGTTTCCCACCATTAACAGTAGGACTTTTCCTATTAACGTTTGACCGTATGTTCGGTTCGAACTTCTTCATAGTTGAAGCTGGTGGTAACACAATTATTTGGGAACACTTATTCTGGATCTTCGGACACCCAGAAGTATATATTTTAATCTTACCGGCATTCGGTATTTTCTCAGAGATTTTCGCAGTATTCTCTAGAAAGAGATTATTCGGTTACTCAGCGATGGTATTCGCGACAGTATTAATCGGATTCTTCGGATTCATGGTTTGGGCGCACCACATGTTTACAGTAGGTTTAGGTGCAACAGCGAACGCAATTTTCGCATTAGCGACGATGGCAATCGCAGTACCAACAGGTATTAAGATATTTAACTGGATTGCTACAATTTGGGGCGGTAGTATTACATTTACTACACCAATGCTTTATGCATTAGCGTTTATCCCTTCATTCGTAATGGGTGGGGTAACAGGTATCATGCAAGCGGTAGCTCCAGCAGACTATCAGTATCATGACTCATACTTTATCGTAGCTCACTTCCACTACGTAATCGTTGGTGGGGTAGTATTCGCGATATTAGCTGGGCTTCACTACTGGTGGCCTTTAATGTTCGGTACTAAGCTAAACGAAACATTAGGTAAAATCGAAATGGCAATCTTTGCTATCGGTTTCCACATGACATTCTTAGTTCAACACTGGTTAGGTTTATGGGGAATGCCACGTCGTGTATTCACATACTTAGACGGCCAAGGCTTTAACTTAGCGAACTTAATCTCAACAATCGGTGCATTACTCATGGCAGTTGGGGTAATCGTACTTGTAATTAACATCATTATGACAGTTGTTAAAAACGATAGAGTCGTTAACGTCGACGTTTGGGACGGTCGTACACTTGAGTGGGCAGTTGCTACACCAACTCCAGAATACAACTTTTTCCAAACTCCACTAGTACGTGGTTTAGATGTTTTACAATTAGAAAAAGAAGAAAACAACGGTGAAATTCCATCAGCTGGACCAGTTGAGGATATTCATATGCCAAACAACTCAATCATTCCATTCATCTTAACAGCTGGTTTATTCATTGCAGGATTTGGTGCATTATTCCATGCATCTGGTCAAGAGTGGGCGATTGCAGCAGTTAAGGATTTACCAAGTATGAGACCTTGGTCAATGATTTTACTCGTTGGTGGTTTAACGATCACATTCCTTTCAATGATGGCGAGATCTTGGATTGATGACCACGGTCACTACATCAAGAAAGAACGTATTGAAAAAGAAATGCGTGAATATGAAGAAAGAAAAAGAGGTGCGAACTAATGGCAGAAGTTAAATATAATGTTGATAATGCTAATTGGCCGAAGCACCCTGAAACAGCTACGTTAGAAGGTAAAAACAAGTTTGTTGGTTTCTGGACATTCTTAGCGGGAGAGACAGTATTATTCTCATGTCTCTTCGCAACTTACCTCGCACTTAAAGACTCAGTGCCAAGTAGCGATCACTTATTAGCAGCTGACCTATTCCACTTAGAGTTAGCGTTCGTAATGACGATGTTTTTATTAACATCATCATTAACGAGTGTTTTCGCAGTACACCATATGAGAAATAACAACTTCGCGAAAATGCAATTATGGTTAGGAATTACAGTTCTTTTAGGTGCTGGGTTCTTAGCACTTGAAATCTACGAGTTCATTGCATATGTACAACTCGGTCACACGTTTAGATCAAGTGCGTTCGGTAGTGCATTCTATATCTTAATCGGTACACACGGATTCCACGTTATTATCGGTTTAATTTGGATTACATTACTCATCATCCGTAACTCTGGACGCGGATTATCAGTATACACAGCTGCGAAAGTTAATACAGCTTCATTATACTGGCACTTCATTGACGTTGTGTGGGTGTTCATCTTCACAATCGTTTATCTGTTAGGGGTGTTATAAATGGCGAACGTAGAAACCGAATCATTAACAAGAAAAGAGTTAGACGCACTTTACAAAGCACGTGCAAAAGAAATGAGACTTCAGCTAACATCTTTTGCTCTTATGATTTTCATGACATTTATAGCATTTGGATTAGTAGCATTAGACTTTAACAAATACTTTGTTGGAGCAATCATTGTTACTTTAGCGTTTGTACAAGTTATTCTACAATTCTTCTACTTCATGCACATGAAGGACAAAGGACATGATTTTGCGAAGTTATTTATCTTAGTTGGTATGTACTTTGCAATTGCGTTTATTATCACATTTGTGTTCATTGTATGGATTGGAACAGGTGGAATTCAATAAACTTCAATGGACTAGCATTGCTAGTCCATTTTTTTGTTGGAAAATAGACATATTAAAATATGTTCGTTTCATTAAAAATAGTCTATAATGGTATGTAGCTTATATTAAAAGGGTGATAAATTTGGATCGTTTAATGTCGATACGAATTTTTGGTTTCATCGGAAATTGGAGTCCATTTTTAATTGCGTTTATTATTGTAGCGTCAGTAGTGTACTTCTTAATTACGATGAAATGGTACAAAGATATACCAGGTGGTCGAAAACTAACTAAATTAGAGTTTTGGATGTCAATTACAGTTATTTTATTATTTTATATAACGTTCGGATCACCAATTGATATATTAAGTCATATTTTATTTACGTTTCATATGGTGCAAATGGCACTTGGGTTGTTACTCATTCCGCCGTTACTATACTTTGCAATACCAGATTACTTATGGGCATACATGGTAAAACTACCTGTATTACGATTTTTCCATAAGATTGGTCAGAAACCGTTACTAGCGCTCATACTTTTCTGTGGTGCGTTTTCGCTTTACCATATCCCTACAGTTATGGATACGTTAAAGTTAAATCAGTCATTACACTTTATGTCATTAGCGATTTTATTTTTACTTGCAACAATCGCATTTTGGCCAGTATTAAATAAAGTGGATCCTCAAGAAAAGCATATGAACTACTTATTTAAGATATTATATGTATTTGGTATTGGTGGATTATTATTACCAGCATGTGGGTTAATCATTTTCTCAGAGACACCTATGTTTAAGACGTATACTGAAAGTGCGGCATGGTTAAAATCGATGGAGCTTTGTGTTCCAGTAGGTGTTCTTGATACGCTAAAAGATCAAAATATGATTAGTGGACCGGAATACTTCAGTCATATGACGCCACTGTCTGACCAACGTACAGGTGGAATCATTATGAAGATTCTTCAAGAAGTGTTCTTTGGATTTATCATTGCGTATTTATTTGCAAACTGGTGGAAACAAGAGTCTAGAGATCCAGATGAAATTACGCGTGAATCATTAGAAAGAGCAAATGAGCGTAAAAAGTTAGAAGAATTATATAGATAATAGAGGGTTGAATTATGAATTTGCATTTTATACTACCAACGATTAGTACGTCATTTATCGTATTAAGTGCGATAATGATGGCAATTGGACTTTACAAAATGTTTAAGAAAAGAGACCTTGCTGGTCACGATAAGTTTATGACATTAAGTGCATGGTTTGCGTTAATTTTCTTTATCATTTACTTATCGAAAACAGTATTTTTAGGAAGTACGAAGTTCGGTGGACCTGAACATCTCGTAACATACTATGTTGTATTTTTAATTTCTCATATTATCTTATCTACGACAGGTGGTGTACTTGGAGGATTCCAAGTATTTACAGGTAAGAAGAGAATTTTATCGAAGCATAGAAAAGTTGGAATCTTTGCAGCAGTGATTTGGTTCTTAACAGCAATTACTGGAGTAACTGTGTATATTTTATTATATGTGTTATATCCAGGTGGAGAAACTTCTGGATTACTCGATGCGATATTCCATTAAAAAAACCCGTTACTTTTAAAGTAACGGGTTTTTTTATTAAGCGTGAACAGCTAAGTCGCTGTGTAATGCTCTAATTTTTTGAATTGCATGTTCAACAATTCTTTCTGGGAAATGTTCATCTTTTCCGTATTCAATACCTGTTGGGAAATACCACTTACCAATGTAAGGATCCATAAGTTGAAGTACAGCGTCGTTCGCACCGACGTCACCACTTACTGCATATGCAGGGAAACGTAGGTAAAACACACCTTCAGGAACTTTGTACTGGAAGTCGAACGTCATACGTTCGTAATCCCAACTTCCACCTAAAACACAGCCATGTTCGTTCATGACCTCTTGTAATAAGTTTTGTTCAATTACTAATTTTTCAAGACCAGAATTTTCAAATACCATCCGAGTAGACCTCCCTATTCCAATATCTTTATTTTAATCGAAAAGAGCGAGAAACACAAATACAATTTTATGTACTACAATAGTATGGTATCATATTCTCAGTAGGAGGATGCGTATGTTTTCTACAAATCAAACAATCGAAATTTTAGATCATCTCGATCACATTAACGATATGGTAAAATCTTCTGAGGAATTTAAATCATATATATATTACAAACATAAATTAGAACAAGATAATGATACACAAATGCTCATCAAACAATTCAATAGATTAAAAGAAGACTTTGAAGAAGTTGAACGTTTTGGGAGATATCATCCAGACTATAAAGAAAAACGTAAAGAGATTCGTTTATTTAAAAAGAAAGTAGATATGGATGAAAACGTCATAGAATTTAGACGGGCAGAGTATGTACTACAAAGTTTACTCGACGAGATTTTATATATAATCGGTAAGTCTGTCAGTGATCATGCCAATGTCGTTAGTACGAATCCATTTTTTGCAAGTGGAGAGTCAAACTGTATGACGGGTGGCGGATGTAGTTGTGCGAGTTAAATAAAAACGGATTCGTATTTTACGAATCCGTTTTTTGTTATTAATAATTAATGAGTAGATTTGCTTTGTCTGGATAATCTGTAACGATCGTATGTGCACCTAAGTTTAGTAAGCGTGTCATCTCATTTGTATCGTTGATGACCCAATATCCGACTTTAACGTTTAAATCATCTAAGTAACGAATGAATCCAGCGTTATCGAGCTTAACAGACGATAAATTAATCGGGATTTGGAATGTGTCTCTTGACGGTTGGTATAGGTGACCAAGCCCACTATGGTAAAGCGTGTATGCTTTTGTCACTTCCTCAGTGCCAGCACCTAACGCAATTAAATCTCCACTAAAACTCGTGAAGCGGCGAATTTGTTCATCTTCAAAACTTGTCACAATGACGCGGTCAGTTGCTTTCTCATCTAATATAAGTTCGAATAGTAGAGGTGCAATTTTTTGACCTGCTTCTGTATCGATCGAATCTTTCATGTCGATGTTAATAATTTGGTGTGGATATTCTTTAAATAATTCACGTAAAGTAACGATGCCGGCATCAGGATGCCCACGATATATGTAGTTGCCTCTTACGTCTTTAAAGTTATATCCAAAATCTAATTTTCGTAATTCGTCGAGCGTATAGTCTGAAACTTTTCCGCTATACTCAGTAACTCTATCTACATATAAGTCGTGAAGTACGACGATCTCATTGTCTTTTGTAAGTCGTACGTCGATTTCAAAACCGTCGACGTTTTGATTTACTGCATTATTAAACGCGAGTCTCGTATGCTCTGGATAATTTCCTTTACCTCCACGATGAGCGAATATGTATGGTCCGGGTCTTTTAAAGACAGGTTTCATTTCGTTTACTCTTCGTTCTGCTTGGATTTTACTATAAATATAAGCACTAGAAAGGCCAGCAGTAAGTAGAAGTAGTTTTGTACGTAATTTCATAATTGTCCTCCTAATGTGTCTAGTATACTAAAAGTTAAATGTGTTATCATGTGTTTAACGAAGAAGGGTGATATATATGCTAAAGGACCGCATTGGAATATATATTTATTTTAAGCATAATAAATTTATTAGACAGTTAAAGCGTCATGGTCATGTCGTTTACGTCAATACAAATAAGCAATATATGCTTATATATATCGATGAGAACGAGCTCGATGACACTTTAAAACGCTTATCTAACTTAAAATATGTGACAGAAGTACTCGTCAGTGAATATAAAAATATTAAACTATCCTATCCAAAAGGAACAGTTTAATTATTTTAACGGTGGAATGAGATGGTTGAGTCGTAACACACCGATCATATATTGGAAGAACAATTCCTCTTCATGAAAATCCTTCGGATCACGTGCTGTCATCTCGACGACTTGTATATCGTATAATTCACATAATTCGCGAATCATTTCGTACATTTTACCTTCCGGGCCGTTTCTTAGCCCTCGAAGGATTGTATAAAGAGCTTGGAAGTCTTTTTCGACAGGGTTCATGATTAAACTAAACGATGACGGCGCATCTTCATGGTGAAAGAAGATCGCTTTATTTACACGTTTGTGATTGTATTCGAGTAACGCTTTCAACTCGAAAATCTCGCTGTAGCCATGTCCTAAGACGATAAATTTTTGCATGAAATTTCAACCTCTCATAATTGTTTCTTTAATTATAGTATAAATAGAAAACGAGGTGTATACGTGAGAGTAATTACTGGTAAATATAAAAAAAGACGTATTGAGACGCTCGAACATAAAGACACGCGTCCGACGAGTGAAAAAGTAAGAGAAAGCATGTTTAGCGCAATCGGTGAAAGAGTCAGTGGGGATGTGCTCGATTTATTTGCAGGATCTGGTGCGCTTGGAATCGAGGCGTTATCTCGAGGCGGAGAACGCTGTATTTTTGTTGACGGTGCAAAAGACGCCATTCGTATCATTCATAACAATACGAAAGGGTTAGACGAACCTGTTGAAATTTACCGAAATGATTTTAGACGAGCGTTAAAAGCACTAAGTAAACGAGATAGACAAATGGATTTAATATTTTTAGATCCACCGTACAATAAAAAGTTGATCGATGAAGCACTTCATCTCATTAAAACGTACGATATATTGAAAAAAGACGGAATCATTATCGTTGAAGCGGGTGCGAATGAAACGATAGACTTAAATGGTTTTGTTGAATTAAAGCATAACGAAGTTGGAACGATTCAATATAAAGTGTTAACAACGGAGGAAAATTATGACTAAGAAAAAAATCGCAGTATGCTCTGGATCATTTGACCCGATTACATATGGACACATCGACATTATTGAACGTGCGTCAAGAATCTTTGACGTCGTCTATGTGTGTGTATCACATAACCAAACAAAAAAAGGATTATTTACACCAGACGAACGTGTACACCTCATCGAAGAAACAATCTCTCATATTGACAATACGAAAGTTGATAAGCATGAAGGGTTGTTAATAGATTTTTGTAAAAAAGTCGATGCAGATGCAATCGTTCGTGGATTACGTGCAGTTTCAGATTTTGAATATGAAATGCAGATGGCATCGATGAATAGAAAGCTCGCTGAAAATATCGAGACGTTATTTATTATGACGAATAACAAATATTCGTTTATTTCGAGTTCAATCGCAAAAGATGTGGCAAAACACCACGGTAAAATTAGTGATGTCGTGCCACCAGTAGTCGAAGAAGCTCTCGTAGAAAAGTTTAAGACTTTAGAATCATAACAGGTTGATTAAAATCATTCACACGTCCTTGCGTTAACGTGTTATATATATGCGTCGCTTTTATCGTTTCGTAAAAGTCTGGCGCATCTTTTTTTGTTAAATTTGTTATAAAGCGACGATCTTGGATTGTCGATAAGTATTGTTGACCAGTATGATTCATTGCAAGCACTCTTAACTTATTCACCTCATAGTTACGAAAATCTTCTTCTGTAACGTTTAAAAGAACGTATAAGAGTAGACGTTGAAGACGTGTTCTCGTATAGCGTTTCGTTTTAATAGAATCGATAAACGATTCGTAATTATTTGATAGACGAATATTCTTTTTAAGACGATGTTCGAGACCTTCAGTCATCATGTATATGTCTTTTAAATCGTTTAAAGAACTGCGCTCGATAATTACTTTTAACGTATTAAACATGTGCTCATTTGTAATGACCTTATCTTCCATAATCACTTTTGCGAGAGTTTCTGGCATAAATTGAATCGCATGTTCGAGTTCTCCATTTAATAATGACTCGCGTATACTCGTCGCACTTGAAAACTGACTATGAGAGAGTGTTTTATCGTTATAGTTGTTACCCGTGCGTTTAACCGTGTGCATAGAGACGTCAAAGTTTAAATCGTCGCGTGCTTTTAAATAACTCATGCCGAGCGTGTTGTTTGGAGATTGAAATGCATCTTCATTTGTTAAGTCGTACATTGCACGTGGATACGAATATCCTTTTTGTAACATCGGTACGAGGTCTTCTTTCGTAATACGCTTTGCTTTTAAGTATGCACTATGGAGTTTCTCGATATCATCGAGTTCACTTCCGAAGACGATATCGGTAGTTTGTAGCATCTTTGCAGCAAGAAGCCCCCCATATGCGAAGTCATCCGCATAACTGATCGCATATAGTGTCGGTAGTTCAATGACTAAATCAACGTGTTTAATTGCTTCTTGTGCACGGTTAAATTTATTCGTCACAGCGAGTTCTCCGCGCTGAGTAAAGTTACCAGACATGATCGCAATCGTCACGTCCGGTTGAATTAATTGTTTGGAAGACTCGATGTGGTAAATATGACCGTTATGAAACGGGTTATACTCTGTAATTAAAGACAAAACTTTCATATCGCAACACTCCGTTTATTATTCGATATCATTATATCAAAATAGATAATAAATCTTAATTTTATTCGGTGATATGTTAAGAAAATAACTTGACACTTTCACTGAAAATCGGTAGAATGTTTGTTGTGCTTATAAGAGGTGGGTAAATATGAAGTGGTCATTATCGGAACTCAGAAAGTTTCAAAATACCGCATTTACTTTTGAAGAACACTTATCACTTGAAGATGTTTCGAATCGTCAAGACGTTCTAGATGTAAGTGACATTTTCACAGAAGGCTCAATCAAAAACAGTGGTCATGAATTTTATGTCGACATAACAATTCAAGCACGTGTTAAAATGGTTGATAGTCGTTCTGGAGAGGATGTTTTTTACGATTTAAGCGTAAATTCGTTTGAAACGTATGATGAGACGCTTGAAGCGGATGAAAAGCTAGAAGATCCGTCATTACATCCGGTGCTACATGAACTCGACTTAGAACCAGTCATTCGTGAGTTAATAAATGTTAGCATTCCTGAAGTGTATTCTGAAAGTAATGAATTACCGGACTCATCAAACACTGATAATTGGAACGTCTACGGTAGTATCGAAGCGTACGAAAAAGATAAGCCTGTAGACCCAAGATTAAAAAAATTAGAAACGCTGTTTAAAACAGACGAAACGGAGGATTAACAATGGCAGTACCTAAAAGAAGAACTTCGAAAACTCGTAAAAATAAACGTCGTACACACATTAAGTTAAGTGCACCAGGAATGGTTGAGTGCCCTGAGTGTGGAGAAATGAAATTAAGACACCGCGTTTGCCCGAACTGTGGGTCATATAACGGTGCAGAAGTTGTAAACAACTAACATGGACATAGAAATGTCCATGTTTTTTTATTTATAAACTATTTATTTGTGTCATACGGATAAATTCCATATAATTTTATTTAACTATGACGATTGTTAGGAGACACATTATGAGGTATCTGTTTAATGATGAATTTAATGATGACATTCACTGTATAAGCGAAGAGGATTATAAGTTCTTTCATCATAATAAGTTTGATGATGAATCGCTTCATCGATTAATTAAAAGAGCACCACATGAACATACAGAAAGACTCGCGTCTATAATCGAAAAAGATATGCTCGAAATTGTTGGTGATCTTACAGAAAGTCAAAGAAATAATATTAAAAAATTAAAAAATGGCCATAAAGTCGTCATCGGCGGACAACAAGCAGGTCTGTTTGGCAGTCCAGCATATATTTTGCATAAAGTGATTTCGATTTTAGTCGTCGTAAAAGATATTAAGGAAAAAGTGAATTACGACGCGGTACCTGTATTTTGGGTCGCGTCTGAAGATCACGATTACAATGAAATTAACCATACTCACGTTTACGATAGTTTGCATAAACGTATTAAAAAAGTGTCATATAAACCAAATCTCGATATACAAATGAGTATCGGCTTTTATGAATACGATAAAAAAGAAATGTTAAACGTTCTCGATGAAGTATTTAATTATACAGAGGACTCAAAGCAAAATATCGAAATTAAAAATACAATCGAACGAGAAATTAATGCGCACACATACTGGTCAGAGCTCTTTACAGCACTAACAAATAAAGTGTTCAGTGAGCATGGCTTACTCATATTTAATGCGCACAGCAAAGACGTTAGACAGTTAGAAAAAGAGATTTTTCAACGAATAATCGAAAAATCAGAGGAAATTGACGCAGCGTTTAGATCTGGTCAACAGTCATTTAATCAACACTTCGATATCAGCCCTACGATTCAAACGGACACGAATGTTCATTTATTTATTCATTCTGAATCGAACAGAGAGCTACTTCATCGTGACGGTGACGTCTTTAAAACTGAAGACAAAACATATACGAAAGAAGAGTTGTTAAACTATTTAAATGAATCACCAGAAACATTTAGTAACAACGTCGTCACGCGTCCGTTAATGCAAGAGTTGCTATTTAATACAATTGTCTTTTTAGGTGGAGGCGCAGAAGTAAAATATTGGGGAGAACTTCACGAAGTATTTAAAGTAATGGATAGAGAAATGCCGATCGTCTTAAAACGTATGTCTTTCCTCCACGTTCCACCACAATTAGAAAAACGATTAAACGAAT
Above is a genomic segment from Nosocomiicoccus massiliensis containing:
- a CDS encoding cytochrome c oxidase subunit I; this translates as MATVNGQKVGFGRLIWEYLTTVDHKKIAILYLIGGGFFFVMGGIEAMLIRIQLAVPNNDFLSAGLFNEMITMHGTTMIFLAAMPILFAFMNAVVPLQIGARDLAFPFMNALGVWMFIFGGIFVNVSWLFGDAPDAGWTSYASLSIASPGHGIDFYAIGLQIAGAGTLITGINFVTTIITMRAPGMTYMRMPLFTWTALVASILIVFGFPPLTVGLFLLTFDRMFGSNFFIVEAGGNTIIWEHLFWIFGHPEVYILILPAFGIFSEIFAVFSRKRLFGYSAMVFATVLIGFFGFMVWAHHMFTVGLGATANAIFALATMAIAVPTGIKIFNWIATIWGGSITFTTPMLYALAFIPSFVMGGVTGIMQAVAPADYQYHDSYFIVAHFHYVIVGGVVFAILAGLHYWWPLMFGTKLNETLGKIEMAIFAIGFHMTFLVQHWLGLWGMPRRVFTYLDGQGFNLANLISTIGALLMAVGVIVLVINIIMTVVKNDRVVNVDVWDGRTLEWAVATPTPEYNFFQTPLVRGLDVLQLEKEENNGEIPSAGPVEDIHMPNNSIIPFILTAGLFIAGFGALFHASGQEWAIAAVKDLPSMRPWSMILLVGGLTITFLSMMARSWIDDHGHYIKKERIEKEMREYEERKRGAN
- a CDS encoding cytochrome c oxidase subunit 3, translated to MAEVKYNVDNANWPKHPETATLEGKNKFVGFWTFLAGETVLFSCLFATYLALKDSVPSSDHLLAADLFHLELAFVMTMFLLTSSLTSVFAVHHMRNNNFAKMQLWLGITVLLGAGFLALEIYEFIAYVQLGHTFRSSAFGSAFYILIGTHGFHVIIGLIWITLLIIRNSGRGLSVYTAAKVNTASLYWHFIDVVWVFIFTIVYLLGVL
- a CDS encoding cytochrome C oxidase subunit IV family protein — its product is MANVETESLTRKELDALYKARAKEMRLQLTSFALMIFMTFIAFGLVALDFNKYFVGAIIVTLAFVQVILQFFYFMHMKDKGHDFAKLFILVGMYFAIAFIITFVFIVWIGTGGIQ
- the ctaG gene encoding cytochrome c oxidase assembly factor CtaG; this translates as MINLDRLMSIRIFGFIGNWSPFLIAFIIVASVVYFLITMKWYKDIPGGRKLTKLEFWMSITVILLFYITFGSPIDILSHILFTFHMVQMALGLLLIPPLLYFAIPDYLWAYMVKLPVLRFFHKIGQKPLLALILFCGAFSLYHIPTVMDTLKLNQSLHFMSLAILFLLATIAFWPVLNKVDPQEKHMNYLFKILYVFGIGGLLLPACGLIIFSETPMFKTYTESAAWLKSMELCVPVGVLDTLKDQNMISGPEYFSHMTPLSDQRTGGIIMKILQEVFFGFIIAYLFANWWKQESRDPDEITRESLERANERKKLEELYR
- a CDS encoding DUF420 domain-containing protein, which produces MNLHFILPTISTSFIVLSAIMMAIGLYKMFKKRDLAGHDKFMTLSAWFALIFFIIYLSKTVFLGSTKFGGPEHLVTYYVVFLISHIILSTTGGVLGGFQVFTGKKRILSKHRKVGIFAAVIWFLTAITGVTVYILLYVLYPGGETSGLLDAIFH
- a CDS encoding YugN family protein yields the protein MVFENSGLEKLVIEQNLLQEVMNEHGCVLGGSWDYERMTFDFQYKVPEGVFYLRFPAYAVSGDVGANDAVLQLMDPYIGKWYFPTGIEYGKDEHFPERIVEHAIQKIRALHSDLAVHA
- a CDS encoding YlbF family regulator, with the protein product MFSTNQTIEILDHLDHINDMVKSSEEFKSYIYYKHKLEQDNDTQMLIKQFNRLKEDFEEVERFGRYHPDYKEKRKEIRLFKKKVDMDENVIEFRRAEYVLQSLLDEILYIIGKSVSDHANVVSTNPFFASGESNCMTGGGCSCAS
- a CDS encoding glycerophosphodiester phosphodiesterase; protein product: MKLRTKLLLLTAGLSSAYIYSKIQAERRVNEMKPVFKRPGPYIFAHRGGKGNYPEHTRLAFNNAVNQNVDGFEIDVRLTKDNEIVVLHDLYVDRVTEYSGKVSDYTLDELRKLDFGYNFKDVRGNYIYRGHPDAGIVTLRELFKEYPHQIINIDMKDSIDTEAGQKIAPLLFELILDEKATDRVIVTSFEDEQIRRFTSFSGDLIALGAGTEEVTKAYTLYHSGLGHLYQPSRDTFQIPINLSSVKLDNAGFIRYLDDLNVKVGYWVINDTNEMTRLLNLGAHTIVTDYPDKANLLINY
- a CDS encoding DUF2129 domain-containing protein translates to MLKDRIGIYIYFKHNKFIRQLKRHGHVVYVNTNKQYMLIYIDENELDDTLKRLSNLKYVTEVLVSEYKNIKLSYPKGTV
- a CDS encoding DUF7147 family protein, whose translation is MQKFIVLGHGYSEIFELKALLEYNHKRVNKAIFFHHEDAPSSFSLIMNPVEKDFQALYTILRGLRNGPEGKMYEMIRELCELYDIQVVEMTARDPKDFHEEELFFQYMIGVLRLNHLIPPLK
- the rsmD gene encoding 16S rRNA (guanine(966)-N(2))-methyltransferase RsmD codes for the protein MNRKRGVYVRVITGKYKKRRIETLEHKDTRPTSEKVRESMFSAIGERVSGDVLDLFAGSGALGIEALSRGGERCIFVDGAKDAIRIIHNNTKGLDEPVEIYRNDFRRALKALSKRDRQMDLIFLDPPYNKKLIDEALHLIKTYDILKKDGIIIVEAGANETIDLNGFVELKHNEVGTIQYKVLTTEENYD
- the coaD gene encoding pantetheine-phosphate adenylyltransferase, which translates into the protein MTKKKIAVCSGSFDPITYGHIDIIERASRIFDVVYVCVSHNQTKKGLFTPDERVHLIEETISHIDNTKVDKHEGLLIDFCKKVDADAIVRGLRAVSDFEYEMQMASMNRKLAENIETLFIMTNNKYSFISSSIAKDVAKHHGKISDVVPPVVEEALVEKFKTLES
- a CDS encoding nucleotidyltransferase, which translates into the protein MKVLSLITEYNPFHNGHIYHIESSKQLIQPDVTIAIMSGNFTQRGELAVTNKFNRAQEAIKHVDLVIELPTLYAISYADDFAYGGLLAAKMLQTTDIVFGSELDDIEKLHSAYLKAKRITKEDLVPMLQKGYSYPRAMYDLTNEDAFQSPNNTLGMSYLKARDDLNFDVSMHTVKRTGNNYNDKTLSHSQFSSATSIRESLLNGELEHAIQFMPETLAKVIMEDKVITNEHMFNTLKVIIERSSLNDLKDIYMMTEGLEHRLKKNIRLSNNYESFIDSIKTKRYTRTRLQRLLLYVLLNVTEEDFRNYEVNKLRVLAMNHTGQQYLSTIQDRRFITNLTKKDAPDFYETIKATHIYNTLTQGRVNDFNQPVMILKS
- a CDS encoding YceD family protein, with amino-acid sequence MKWSLSELRKFQNTAFTFEEHLSLEDVSNRQDVLDVSDIFTEGSIKNSGHEFYVDITIQARVKMVDSRSGEDVFYDLSVNSFETYDETLEADEKLEDPSLHPVLHELDLEPVIRELINVSIPEVYSESNELPDSSNTDNWNVYGSIEAYEKDKPVDPRLKKLETLFKTDETED
- the rpmF gene encoding 50S ribosomal protein L32 — translated: MAVPKRRTSKTRKNKRRTHIKLSAPGMVECPECGEMKLRHRVCPNCGSYNGAEVVNN
- the bshC gene encoding bacillithiol biosynthesis cysteine-adding enzyme BshC → MRYLFNDEFNDDIHCISEEDYKFFHHNKFDDESLHRLIKRAPHEHTERLASIIEKDMLEIVGDLTESQRNNIKKLKNGHKVVIGGQQAGLFGSPAYILHKVISILVVVKDIKEKVNYDAVPVFWVASEDHDYNEINHTHVYDSLHKRIKKVSYKPNLDIQMSIGFYEYDKKEMLNVLDEVFNYTEDSKQNIEIKNTIEREINAHTYWSELFTALTNKVFSEHGLLIFNAHSKDVRQLEKEIFQRIIEKSEEIDAAFRSGQQSFNQHFDISPTIQTDTNVHLFIHSESNRELLHRDGDVFKTEDKTYTKEELLNYLNESPETFSNNVVTRPLMQELLFNTIVFLGGGAEVKYWGELHEVFKVMDREMPIVLKRMSFLHVPPQLEKRLNEYDLSLTPNLVEHIEKEKDKLIDKSTNEKLLQRIQTLKDVIEQHYDSLGEVTETKHEETLIDINESRMLKEVDYLQRKYQYDVKRQVRNKLNQLDELLMLLLPKNALQERTFHPTVFSNAFIDFTPLTYTDQLIIIID